The DNA segment ATCGCCGCAATAGACCGGGAGAATCGGCGTCTCTGAGCCGCCCAGGTTAAAGCCCAGGCTGCGCAGGCCCTGCTTCATGCGGTGCGTGTTGCGCCAGAGCTGCGCCACCCGCTCTGGCTCGGCCAGCATGATCCGCAGCGCCGCCAGCACCGCGGCGGCATTCGCCGGGCTCATGCTGGCGCTGAAAATCAGCGCCCGCGAGTGGTGTTTCAGGTAATCAATCGTCTCCGCATCCCCGCCAATGAAACCGCCCAGGCTCGCCAGCGATTTGCTGAACGTGCCCATGATCAACTGGACCTGGTCGCTTAGCCCGAAATGGCTGGCCGTGCCGGCGCCGTTCCGGCCCAAAACGCCAATCGCGTGAGCGTCATCCACCATGATGGCCGCGCCGTGCTCCTTCGCAATGCGGCACAGCTCCGGCAACTGAATGATGTCGCCTTCCATGCTGAACACTCCGTCCACGGCAATCAGCTTCCCCGCTTCCGGTTCGAGCTTCTGGAGGCGGTTCTCCAAGGCCGCCATGTCCTTGTGCGCAAAGCGCAGGAACTTGCCCTGGGAGAGCAGGCAGCCTTCAACAATACTGGCGTGATTGCTCTTGTCGCCCAATACGTATTCCCCTTTGCCAACCAG comes from the Candidatus Paceibacterota bacterium genome and includes:
- a CDS encoding aminotransferase class I/II-fold pyridoxal phosphate-dependent enzyme, giving the protein MVPPPCALLDKAREFKAAAKLREIGLYPYFRTISSAQDTEVIIEGKKVLMLGSNSYLGLTNHPKIKEAAQAAVEKYGTGCAGSRFLNGTLDIHLELESALAGLVSKEAVLLYSTGFQVNLGVISALVGKGEYVLGDKSNHASIVEGCLLSQGKFLRFAHKDMAALENRLQKLEPEAGKLIAVDGVFSMEGDIIQLPELCRIAKEHGAAIMVDDAHAIGVLGRNGAGTASHFGLSDQVQLIMGTFSKSLASLGGFIGGDAETIDYLKHHSRALIFSASMSPANAAAVLAALRIMLAEPERVAQLWRNTHRMKQGLRSLGFNLGGSETPILPVYCGDLMLAFRMCKRLQEEGLFVNPVVSPAVAPGQELIRISLMATHTDNQVDFALDKLGKVGKELGLV